The DNA sequence GCCAAGGCCAGTGATGTAGTTGGTCAGCGCATCGACCCAGACATACATGACATGCCGGGGATCGCCCGGCACCGGCACGCCCCAGTCAAAGGTGGTGCGCGAGACCGAGAGGTCCTTCAGCCCAGCCTTCACGAAGCTGACCACCTCGTTGCGCCGCCCATCGGGCTGGATGAAGCCGGGATTGGCCTCGTAATAGGCCAGCAGCCGGTCCTGATAGGCCGACAGCTTGAAGAAATAGCTCTCCTCCTCCACCCATTCGACCGGCGATCCGGTCGGCGCCAGGCGCGTGCCGTCCGGCTGCTTGGTCAGCTCGTCCTCGCCGAAATAGGCCTCGTCGCGCACTGAGTACCAGCCACCATACTTACCGAGATAGATGTCGCCGGCCGCCTGCATGCGACCCCACAGCTCCTGCACGGAGGCATAGTGCCGGGGCTCCGTCGTGCGGATGAAATCGTCGTTGGAGATGTTCAGATGCCGCACCATGTTCTGGAACTTTGGCGCCATCTCGTCGGCCAGCTCGCGCGGGGTGATGCCGGCCTTGGCGGCGGTCTGCTGCATCTTCTGGCCATGCTCGTCGGTGCCGGTCAGGAACCGCACCTCATAGCCGTCCAGCCGCTTGAAGCGCGCGATCACGTCGCTGGCAATCGCCTCATAGGCGTGGCCGATATGCGGCGCGCCATTCGGATAGGAAATGGCCGTGGTGATATAAAAGGTCTTCGGCGCGGACCCCGACATGCTCTGCTTGTCTCCAGCGAAGGTTCAGCCCGTTCCCTGCAGCGCAAGGAAAGCGCCGATCACCACCTGCTTGCGGTCCAGGTTGATGGCATCGGTGCGGGCCGTCAGATGCCGCACTTTCTCCCATAGCTCCAGCCAGCGATCAAGGCTGTGCAACGAGGCGAGGCGCCGCAGCGCCGGTTCTTCCTCGGCTAGGATGGGCTGCGGCAGCTGCCCCAGCCCCTTGGCGCGGGCCAGCCGGGCAATCCAGTCGGCCAGCAGCGCCATGGCGGTCTGGAAGGCATCCTCATTGCCGGCGCGCTCGAAGCGGCCGGCGAAGGCGTGCAGCTTGCGCGCCTCCAGATCGGGCAGGCCGGCCAGCAGTCCGACCAGATCGCGGTACAGTGCCATGCCGCCTGCGGCGTGCAGCGCCAGCGCGCCGCCGATGCTGCCTTCCGACAGGCGGGTCAGCAGCAGGCGGTTCTCGCCCGTCTCCTCCGGCAGGTAGTGCGCCAGCAGCCGGTCCATATCCGCTTCGCCCAGCGGGGACAGCCGCAGCAGCCGGCAGCGCGAGCGGATCGTTGGCAGTAGCCGGCCGGGACTGTGGCTGACCAGCAGCAGCAGGGCGTTTGCCGGCGGTTCCTCCAATATCTTCAGGATGGCATTGGCGGCATTGCGGTTCATCTCATCGACGCTGTCGATCACCACCACGCGCCAGCCGCTGCCGGAGGCCGTCTTGTGCAGGAAGCCGGCGACGCGTCTTGCATCCTCGACAACGATTTCGCTGCGTTCCTTCTTGGTACGCTCGTTGATGCCGCGTTCGACGCTCAGCAGGTCAGGATGGCTGCCAGCCGCGACCTGCCGGAACACGATGCTGTCGGGGTCAACTGTCAGGCTGTCGCCTTCACTGGAAGGCAGGGCATCGCCGAACAGGGATGGCCCGGCATCCTGCGCGGGCCCTTCAATGCTGCCATTCAGGGCATAACGGGCGATGCGGTAGGCGAAGCTGGCCTTGCCGATGCCGGGCGGCCCGGCGATCAGCCAGGCATGCGGCAGTTTCCCGCTGCGGCAGGCGGCGAGAAAGGTAGCCTCCGCCGTTTCCTGGCCGACCAGCAGGCTGCTGGCGCGCGGCTCCGGCCAGGCCTGGTCTTCCGTGCTCACGACTTTTCCAGTTCAAAGCGGCTGGCGACCGCGTCGCGGATCGCATCGGCAACCGCGTCAATGTCCGCTGTCGCGTCGATCACCGCGCACCGTTCCGGCTCGCGGCGGGCAATGTCGAGAAAGCCGTCGCGCAGCCGCCTATGGAAGTCGTGTCCCATGCGCTCGAACCGGTCCTCGCCAGTTCCAGGCGTTTGGGTCCCTCGTGCGTGGGCACGGGCCAGACCGGCCTCGACCGGCAGGTCGAGGATAAGCGTCAGATCCGGCTTCAGACCGCCGATGGCGATGCGCTGCAGCTG is a window from the Oceanibaculum indicum P24 genome containing:
- a CDS encoding DNA polymerase III subunit delta' codes for the protein MSTEDQAWPEPRASSLLVGQETAEATFLAACRSGKLPHAWLIAGPPGIGKASFAYRIARYALNGSIEGPAQDAGPSLFGDALPSSEGDSLTVDPDSIVFRQVAAGSHPDLLSVERGINERTKKERSEIVVEDARRVAGFLHKTASGSGWRVVVIDSVDEMNRNAANAILKILEEPPANALLLLVSHSPGRLLPTIRSRCRLLRLSPLGEADMDRLLAHYLPEETGENRLLLTRLSEGSIGGALALHAAGGMALYRDLVGLLAGLPDLEARKLHAFAGRFERAGNEDAFQTAMALLADWIARLARAKGLGQLPQPILAEEEPALRRLASLHSLDRWLELWEKVRHLTARTDAINLDRKQVVIGAFLALQGTG